Proteins from a genomic interval of Clostridium sp. 'deep sea':
- the trmB gene encoding tRNA (guanosine(46)-N7)-methyltransferase TrmB has product MRLRGIKNQQEKIGKHPLVIDNPTDMKGQWQQYFNNDNPLWLEIGMGFGGFIAGMMHKYANVNFIGFEKYSKVVVRAIKRFNDEGINNVALVREDAVKLLDIFEEHEIDRLFLNFSDPWPKKRYAKRRLTYHTFLELYDKILKPNGEIHFKTDNVALFDFTIEEMTEHNWQVIFKTYDLHHSEQAADNVKTEYEQKFSEKGQTICKLIAKRNNVK; this is encoded by the coding sequence ATGCGTTTACGTGGTATAAAAAATCAGCAAGAAAAAATAGGAAAACACCCATTAGTTATAGATAACCCCACAGATATGAAGGGTCAGTGGCAACAGTATTTCAATAACGATAACCCCCTATGGCTCGAAATTGGCATGGGTTTTGGAGGTTTTATTGCAGGCATGATGCACAAATATGCTAATGTTAATTTTATTGGCTTTGAAAAATACAGCAAGGTGGTTGTTAGGGCTATTAAACGTTTTAATGACGAGGGCATAAACAATGTTGCTTTAGTAAGAGAGGATGCCGTTAAATTATTAGATATTTTTGAAGAACATGAAATAGATAGACTCTTTCTGAACTTTTCGGACCCTTGGCCTAAAAAACGCTATGCTAAACGTCGTTTAACTTACCATACTTTTTTAGAGCTATATGATAAAATACTTAAGCCAAATGGTGAAATACACTTTAAAACAGATAACGTAGCTTTATTTGATTTTACTATAGAAGAAATGACAGAGCATAACTGGCAGGTTATATTTAAAACCTATGATTTACACCATAGCGAGCAAGCAGCAGATAATGTAAAGACCGAGTATGAACAAAAATTTTCCGAAAAAGGTCAAACTATTTGTAAGTTAATTGCTAAGCGCAACAATGTAAAATAA
- the purN gene encoding phosphoribosylglycinamide formyltransferase, with amino-acid sequence MSKKIRLAVFVSGGGTNLQTIIDACAANEINAEVAFVLSSRKKAFAIERAKKAGINYAVYSPKKYNSSQEFSEAIMAELQKHNIDLVVLAGFMSILSPDFIKKYANRIMNTHPSLLPSFGGKGCYGIRVHQRVLEYGVKCTGATIMFINENVDTGPIILQEAIPVLNDDSAESLQQRVLKLEHNLYKKAIGLFADNRLKIEGRVVKILPKNEGDCNND; translated from the coding sequence GTGAGTAAAAAAATTCGTTTAGCTGTATTTGTATCTGGTGGAGGTACTAATTTACAAACAATAATAGATGCCTGTGCTGCCAACGAGATAAACGCTGAGGTTGCCTTTGTATTAAGCTCCCGAAAAAAAGCCTTTGCCATTGAGCGTGCAAAAAAGGCAGGCATTAATTATGCAGTGTATTCTCCTAAAAAATATAATAGTAGCCAAGAGTTTAGTGAGGCTATCATGGCTGAGCTACAAAAACATAACATAGACCTAGTTGTATTAGCTGGGTTTATGAGTATTTTAAGCCCAGATTTTATTAAAAAATACGCTAACAGAATAATGAATACCCATCCATCACTACTGCCATCGTTTGGTGGTAAAGGCTGTTATGGAATTAGGGTACACCAAAGGGTATTAGAGTATGGTGTTAAATGTACTGGTGCTACAATTATGTTTATTAACGAGAATGTAGATACAGGACCTATAATTTTACAAGAAGCTATTCCTGTATTAAATGATGATAGTGCGGAGTCATTACAGCAACGAGTTTTAAAGCTTGAACATAACTTGTACAAAAAGGCCATTGGCTTGTTTGCTGATAATAGGTTGAAAATTGAGGGTAGAGTAGTAAAGATTTTACCTAAAAATGAGGGGGATTGTAACAATGATTAA
- the purE gene encoding 5-(carboxyamino)imidazole ribonucleotide mutase has product MSNKIGIILGSDSDLPEMKKCCDVLSKHDISYEILVSSAHRLPHNTAQWAQSAADRGIDVIIAAAGMAAHLPGVVAAHTHLPVIGVPLKSKVLDGVDALYSIVQMPPGVPVATVAIGGSRNAAYLAMQILAIKYPEISKKVKQHKLDTATKAMEKNEKLQRIGVEAYVEGMN; this is encoded by the coding sequence ATGAGTAATAAAATTGGCATTATTTTAGGTAGTGATTCCGATTTGCCAGAAATGAAGAAATGTTGTGATGTCCTAAGTAAACATGATATAAGTTATGAAATTTTAGTTTCTTCAGCCCACAGATTACCCCATAACACTGCTCAGTGGGCACAGTCTGCCGCTGATCGTGGTATCGATGTTATTATTGCAGCTGCAGGTATGGCTGCTCATTTACCAGGTGTTGTTGCTGCTCACACCCACTTACCAGTTATTGGAGTTCCATTAAAATCTAAAGTTTTAGATGGTGTTGATGCTCTGTATTCTATAGTGCAAATGCCACCTGGGGTTCCAGTTGCTACAGTTGCTATTGGTGGTTCTAGGAATGCAGCTTACTTAGCAATGCAGATTTTAGCTATTAAGTATCCAGAGATATCTAAAAAAGTAAAACAGCATAAGTTAGATACAGCAACAAAAGCTATGGAAAAAAATGAAAAACTACAACGAATAGGTGTTGAAGCCTACGTAGAAGGAATGAACTAA
- the purF gene encoding amidophosphoribosyltransferase — protein MLYEPNTDKLAEECGVFGIYGKNIDLASKAYFGIFSLQHRGQESAGIAVSDGEDLISFKGQGLVSDVFTEDVLASLRRKKDIVAVAHSRYSTAGGKGIINAQPLVARYLNGGMALAHNGNLVNAGSIRRELEQEGYFFQTDSDTECILNIVARYRCKGPEYALQQVVNRVKGAYSVTMIFDNKLIGLRDPDGIRPLCLGKLGEAYVLASESCALTTIGAELIRDVEPGELVIIDENGITSKKIAQKKNKGGLCIFEYIYFARPDSTINGKSVYKTREEMGRVLAKQYPVEADIVTPVPDSGRSAAVGFAEESGIKFTEGLIKNRYVARTFIAPDQEQRELKVRLKLSPIPEVFEGKRVVLVDDSIVRGTTIKSLINIIKSAGAKEVHVRVSSPPYISPCFYGIDIPNDEDLIAASYTPEQICEYIGADSLNYINIEGLMKAVKGQATDYCTACFTGNYFAGRIGDD, from the coding sequence ATGCTATATGAACCAAACACAGACAAACTAGCTGAAGAGTGTGGTGTATTTGGCATTTATGGTAAAAACATTGATTTAGCAAGCAAGGCTTACTTTGGTATTTTTTCATTACAACATCGTGGTCAAGAGAGTGCCGGAATTGCAGTAAGTGATGGAGAAGATTTAATTTCTTTTAAAGGACAAGGCTTAGTTTCAGATGTTTTTACAGAGGATGTTTTAGCAAGTTTAAGACGAAAAAAAGATATTGTAGCAGTAGCACACTCGCGCTATTCAACTGCTGGGGGTAAAGGCATTATTAATGCCCAGCCCCTAGTAGCTAGGTATTTAAATGGTGGAATGGCTTTAGCGCATAATGGTAATTTAGTAAATGCAGGCTCCATAAGAAGAGAGCTAGAGCAAGAGGGATATTTTTTTCAAACAGACAGCGATACCGAGTGCATCTTAAATATTGTTGCCAGATACCGTTGTAAAGGTCCCGAATATGCTTTACAACAGGTGGTTAATAGAGTAAAAGGTGCCTATAGTGTTACCATGATATTTGATAATAAACTAATAGGTTTACGTGACCCCGATGGCATTAGGCCATTATGTTTAGGTAAATTAGGAGAGGCTTATGTATTAGCCTCCGAGAGTTGTGCTTTAACAACCATAGGTGCTGAGCTTATCCGAGATGTTGAGCCTGGTGAATTAGTTATTATAGATGAAAACGGCATTACTAGTAAAAAAATAGCTCAAAAAAAGAATAAAGGCGGCCTTTGCATATTTGAGTATATTTATTTCGCTCGCCCAGACTCAACTATTAATGGTAAAAGTGTTTATAAAACACGAGAAGAAATGGGCAGAGTTTTAGCAAAACAGTACCCTGTTGAGGCCGATATTGTTACCCCTGTACCAGACTCAGGGCGTTCAGCAGCCGTAGGGTTTGCCGAAGAATCTGGAATTAAGTTTACCGAAGGTTTAATTAAAAACAGGTATGTTGCTCGTACTTTTATTGCTCCAGACCAAGAGCAAAGAGAGTTAAAAGTAAGGCTAAAGCTAAGCCCTATACCTGAGGTGTTTGAGGGTAAAAGAGTGGTTTTGGTAGACGACTCAATTGTGCGTGGTACAACAATAAAATCATTAATTAATATAATTAAATCTGCAGGGGCTAAAGAGGTTCATGTTAGAGTTTCTTCACCACCATATATTAGTCCATGTTTTTATGGTATTGATATACCTAATGATGAAGATTTAATAGCAGCTAGTTATACCCCAGAACAAATTTGTGAGTACATTGGAGCAGATAGCCTCAATTATATCAATATTGAGGGTTTAATGAAGGCTGTAAAAGGGCAAGCTACTGATTATTGTACTGCCTGCTTTACAGGAAACTATTTTGCAGGGAGGATAGGCGATGATTAA
- the purQ gene encoding phosphoribosylformylglycinamidine synthase subunit PurQ: MKAGIVVFPGSNCDSDAMHVCKEVMGWETDYIWHADKEFSKKYDLIVIPGGFSYGDYLRSGAIARFANIMQEVADHAARGGYVLGICNGFQILTEANLLPGALLRNNHLQFRCEHVWLKIENNNSPFTCAAEEGQLINVPIAHMDGNYYADESTVKELEKNGQILLRYVNKNGEVTKEANPNGAIYNIAGICNKKGNVCGMMPHPERASEIALGSADGKVIFDSILKHWGER, translated from the coding sequence ATGAAGGCAGGAATAGTAGTATTTCCAGGCTCTAACTGTGATTCGGACGCAATGCATGTTTGCAAAGAGGTTATGGGCTGGGAAACAGATTATATTTGGCACGCAGATAAAGAGTTTTCCAAAAAATACGATTTAATAGTTATTCCAGGTGGATTTTCATACGGTGATTATCTGCGCTCGGGTGCTATTGCTCGTTTTGCTAATATTATGCAAGAGGTTGCTGATCATGCTGCTCGTGGTGGTTACGTATTAGGAATCTGTAATGGTTTTCAAATTTTAACAGAAGCCAATTTATTACCAGGTGCTTTATTGCGTAATAATCACTTGCAGTTTAGATGTGAACATGTTTGGTTAAAAATTGAAAATAACAATTCACCATTTACCTGTGCCGCAGAAGAAGGCCAACTTATCAATGTACCTATTGCTCATATGGATGGTAACTACTATGCAGATGAAAGTACAGTTAAAGAGCTTGAGAAAAACGGTCAAATTCTATTACGTTATGTAAATAAAAATGGTGAAGTTACTAAAGAGGCAAACCCAAATGGCGCTATCTACAATATTGCTGGTATTTGCAATAAAAAAGGCAATGTTTGCGGAATGATGCCTCACCCAGAGCGAGCTTCTGAAATAGCTTTAGGCTCAGCTGATGGCAAAGTAATATTTGACTCAATCTTAAAGCACTGGGGTGAAAGATAA
- the purL gene encoding phosphoribosylformylglycinamidine synthase subunit PurL, which translates to MKTIDIEAKKVWRDMGLNDADYKRICDLLGRKPTYEEVGIFSVMWSEHCSYKHSRPELKKLPTKGEQVIQGPGENAGIVDIGDNQAIVFKMESHNHPSAIEPYQGAATGVGGIVRDVFTMGARPIASLNSLRFGNIADAHVRFLLSGVVAGIAGYGNCLGIPTVAGEVFFDDSYQGNPLVNAMAVGLVNHEDIRLGAASGVGNAVMLIGAKTGRDGIHGATFASEELSDESEDKRPSVQVGDPFMEKLLIEACLELIAAGVVVGMQDLGAAGLTSSASEMASRENNGIDLDVSKVPLRETGMTPYEIMLSESQERMLVIVEPHRIAEVEAILTKWGLDATVVGQVTDDGHLRVRYEDKVVADIPATLLADEAPSINAEYKRPAYLDEKQKWSVEEIKEPSDLQQAFLEVLQSPNVASKEWVYRQYDHMVRTNTIVLPGSDAAVIRIKGTNKGVALTADCNPRHVYLDPYEGGKAAVVEAARNVACTGALPLAITNCLNFGNPEKPEIFYTFKESLRGMGDACKVLNTPVTGGNVSFYNEINGNAVFPTPSIGMVGLIKDVKNVVTAKFKNENDVILLIGDYGHELGGSEYLKTVFDLTTGMPPVVDLNTEQKLQQLLIKAAELNLLNSAHDISDGGLACCIAEKAIAGKLGVNVNIELTGKRNDVILFNESHSRVVVSCDPAKLNEVKALAAKYGMPVYNLGTVGGETFKLTVNNAQISLPLSDVTRSWREAIACYMNQTQTN; encoded by the coding sequence ATGAAAACAATAGATATAGAGGCCAAAAAAGTTTGGCGTGATATGGGTTTAAATGATGCAGATTATAAACGTATTTGCGATTTATTAGGTCGTAAACCAACCTATGAAGAGGTGGGTATATTCTCTGTAATGTGGTCTGAGCATTGTAGTTACAAACACTCTCGACCAGAGCTAAAAAAGCTGCCAACTAAAGGTGAGCAGGTTATTCAAGGACCAGGTGAAAACGCCGGTATTGTAGATATTGGTGATAACCAAGCTATTGTATTTAAGATGGAGAGTCATAATCACCCATCTGCAATCGAACCCTATCAGGGAGCAGCAACAGGGGTAGGCGGAATTGTTAGAGATGTATTTACCATGGGTGCACGTCCTATAGCCTCCTTAAATAGCCTAAGGTTTGGTAATATAGCAGATGCCCATGTACGATTTTTATTAAGTGGAGTTGTAGCTGGTATTGCTGGTTATGGCAATTGTTTAGGTATTCCAACTGTAGCTGGCGAGGTATTTTTTGACGATAGCTACCAAGGAAACCCCCTTGTTAACGCTATGGCAGTTGGTTTAGTTAACCATGAAGATATTCGGTTAGGTGCTGCCTCTGGTGTTGGCAATGCTGTTATGCTTATTGGTGCTAAAACTGGTCGCGATGGAATCCATGGTGCAACCTTCGCTTCTGAGGAACTTAGTGATGAATCAGAAGATAAACGTCCATCAGTTCAAGTTGGCGACCCCTTTATGGAGAAGCTTTTAATCGAAGCTTGTTTAGAGCTGATAGCGGCTGGGGTTGTGGTAGGAATGCAAGACTTAGGTGCTGCCGGACTAACCTCATCTGCCAGTGAAATGGCTAGCAGAGAGAATAATGGAATAGACTTAGATGTAAGTAAAGTACCACTACGTGAAACAGGAATGACTCCTTACGAAATAATGTTATCTGAGTCACAGGAGCGCATGTTAGTTATTGTTGAACCTCACCGTATTGCAGAGGTTGAAGCTATATTAACAAAATGGGGTTTAGATGCAACAGTTGTTGGTCAGGTTACCGATGACGGTCATTTACGAGTACGTTATGAAGATAAGGTAGTTGCAGATATTCCTGCTACATTGTTAGCAGATGAAGCTCCTAGTATTAATGCTGAATATAAAAGACCTGCCTACCTCGATGAAAAGCAAAAGTGGAGTGTTGAAGAAATAAAAGAGCCAAGTGACTTACAACAGGCCTTTTTAGAGGTCTTACAAAGCCCTAATGTTGCCAGTAAAGAATGGGTTTATCGTCAGTATGACCATATGGTAAGAACTAACACTATTGTATTACCTGGCTCGGATGCTGCGGTAATTAGAATAAAGGGTACAAATAAAGGCGTTGCCTTAACAGCAGATTGTAATCCTCGTCATGTTTACCTTGACCCTTATGAGGGTGGAAAAGCTGCGGTTGTAGAGGCTGCCCGAAATGTAGCTTGTACAGGTGCATTGCCTTTAGCCATAACTAACTGCTTAAACTTTGGAAACCCAGAAAAACCAGAAATTTTCTACACATTTAAAGAGTCTTTACGTGGTATGGGAGATGCTTGTAAGGTTTTAAATACTCCTGTAACCGGTGGTAATGTAAGCTTTTATAATGAGATAAATGGTAACGCAGTATTCCCAACCCCTTCAATTGGAATGGTTGGTTTAATAAAAGATGTTAAAAATGTTGTAACAGCAAAGTTCAAAAATGAAAATGATGTTATTTTGTTAATAGGTGATTACGGTCACGAATTAGGTGGCAGTGAGTATTTAAAGACTGTCTTTGATTTAACAACAGGTATGCCACCCGTTGTTGATTTAAACACCGAACAGAAGTTACAACAGCTCCTAATTAAAGCGGCAGAGTTAAACTTATTAAATTCTGCTCATGATATTTCCGATGGTGGATTAGCTTGTTGTATAGCTGAAAAGGCAATTGCCGGTAAATTAGGAGTTAATGTTAACATTGAATTAACAGGAAAACGTAATGACGTAATTCTCTTTAATGAAAGCCACTCCCGGGTAGTTGTAAGCTGTGATCCAGCAAAGCTAAACGAAGTTAAGGCTTTAGCTGCCAAATATGGTATGCCAGTTTATAACCTAGGTACTGTAGGTGGAGAGACATTTAAGCTCACCGTAAATAACGCCCAAATTAGTTTACCCCTTAGCGATGTTACACGTAGTTGGAGGGAGGCTATTGCATGCTATATGAACCAAACACAGACAAACTAG
- the purM gene encoding phosphoribosylformylglycinamidine cyclo-ligase, with protein sequence MINNKKLSYKDAGVDVDAGNQAVNQIKDIVKQTFRPEVLTELGGFGGTFALNIAKHKTPVLVSGTDGVGTKLKLAFACNKHDTVGIDLVAMCVNDILAQGAEPLFFLDYIATGKLNPNKVTDLVTGIAEGCKQAGCALVGGETAEMPGFYGKDEYDMAGFVVGVVDKENMLPNNQIADGHVLIGLASSGVHSNGFSLVRKVVFDVAELKVDSYVPELGKSIGEALLEPTRIYVKDILPLLERNLIDGLAHITGGGVTENTPRMLPNNLQANITKGSWPVLPIFNYLQQTGNIAEQEMYRTYNMGIGLVLAVNKNQVDTVLAELNKEKQQAYVIGNVSTGTLGVQYSE encoded by the coding sequence ATGATTAATAATAAAAAGCTGTCGTATAAAGATGCAGGTGTAGATGTAGATGCTGGTAATCAAGCAGTAAATCAAATTAAGGATATTGTAAAACAAACTTTTAGACCTGAGGTGTTAACTGAGTTAGGTGGTTTTGGTGGTACTTTTGCCTTAAATATTGCCAAACATAAAACCCCAGTATTGGTCTCTGGCACTGATGGAGTGGGCACTAAATTAAAGCTAGCCTTTGCCTGCAACAAACACGATACAGTTGGCATAGATTTAGTTGCCATGTGTGTCAATGATATCTTGGCACAGGGTGCAGAGCCATTGTTTTTCCTAGATTACATTGCCACCGGAAAATTAAATCCTAATAAAGTTACAGATTTAGTAACTGGTATTGCCGAGGGTTGTAAACAAGCAGGTTGTGCTTTAGTAGGTGGAGAGACTGCCGAAATGCCTGGCTTTTATGGTAAAGACGAATACGACATGGCCGGTTTTGTTGTTGGAGTTGTTGACAAAGAAAACATGTTACCAAATAATCAAATAGCAGATGGACATGTGTTAATAGGTTTAGCAAGCAGTGGTGTTCATAGTAATGGATTTTCTTTGGTGCGTAAGGTAGTTTTTGATGTAGCTGAGCTTAAAGTTGATTCCTATGTACCTGAACTTGGTAAAAGCATAGGAGAGGCTTTATTAGAACCTACCAGAATTTACGTTAAAGATATACTCCCGTTACTTGAGCGTAACTTAATAGATGGCTTGGCCCATATTACCGGTGGTGGAGTTACCGAAAATACCCCCCGTATGTTGCCTAACAATTTACAAGCAAATATCACAAAAGGTAGTTGGCCAGTTTTACCAATATTTAATTACCTACAGCAAACAGGTAATATTGCTGAACAAGAAATGTACAGAACATATAATATGGGCATTGGTTTAGTATTAGCAGTAAACAAAAATCAGGTAGACACTGTTCTTGCTGAACTCAATAAAGAAAAACAGCAAGCATATGTAATTGGTAATGTCAGTACTGGAACATTAGGAGTTCAGTATAGTGAGTAA
- a CDS encoding serine hydrolase, whose translation MKYNNEMIHKIETSLQGEYIVKGDQLSTIESMMEETHTTALSVAVIENSELTWSKGYGITDKVSKSPVNANTVFQAASISKPITALAVMKLVEEGKLDLDVNVNSYLKSWKLPENEYTINAPVTLRNLLSHTAGTSVSGFIGYNNTSHIPPLIDVLNGAGDANSAKIEVNMKPNTKYRYSGGGTTIVQQVLIDLLNQPFAEIMKTLVLKPLGMTHSFYKNSLLSDEEAKHIAAGHDSDGNQVLGKYHVYPEMAAAGLWTTVEDLAKYVIEVQKSLKNQSNKILSKDFIDLMVTPVLHGEYNIGLANINILNEHLLGHTGSNIGYKCSMLFHKEAGYGVIMMTNSDLGHKIKLPLLRSIAALNNWQSLLRPELEIQDMPKDITTLFCHKYKIDIDKSLNIFSEENSLYYQSFKQDKCELNFVGNNTLIDKHRKVLIKYDHLKKQFFMNDKKITVMNSNENLALDLIKLGSIKEAIHCYKEIIAKSPEVKLSLEKKLVNLALDLGERGDRDTAIVILKVALELSPQSAICWDILGDFYFETNQFELAIQAMQKSLKYDPKNNNAKKIIEDAKQKIAN comes from the coding sequence ATGAAATATAATAATGAAATGATCCACAAAATAGAAACTAGTCTGCAAGGTGAGTATATTGTAAAAGGCGATCAACTTAGTACGATAGAAAGCATGATGGAAGAAACCCATACAACTGCATTATCAGTTGCAGTAATAGAAAACTCAGAATTAACATGGAGTAAAGGTTATGGTATTACCGATAAAGTGTCAAAGTCACCGGTGAATGCAAACACTGTTTTTCAAGCGGCATCTATTAGTAAACCGATAACAGCACTAGCTGTTATGAAGTTGGTTGAAGAAGGTAAACTGGATTTAGATGTTAATGTCAACAGCTATTTAAAGTCTTGGAAATTGCCTGAAAATGAATATACTATAAATGCACCAGTGACTCTAAGAAACTTATTATCACATACAGCAGGAACTAGCGTATCGGGATTTATAGGCTACAATAATACTTCGCATATTCCACCGCTTATAGATGTACTTAATGGTGCAGGAGATGCAAACTCAGCAAAGATAGAAGTGAATATGAAACCTAACACTAAATACCGCTATTCTGGTGGGGGTACAACTATTGTTCAACAAGTCTTAATTGATTTATTGAATCAACCATTTGCAGAAATAATGAAAACACTGGTATTAAAACCATTAGGTATGACACATAGTTTTTATAAGAACTCACTGTTGAGTGATGAAGAAGCTAAACATATTGCAGCTGGTCACGATAGTGATGGTAATCAAGTACTGGGAAAATATCATGTATACCCTGAAATGGCAGCAGCAGGTTTATGGACTACTGTAGAAGATTTAGCGAAGTATGTGATTGAAGTGCAAAAATCGTTAAAAAATCAATCTAATAAAATACTAAGTAAAGATTTTATTGATTTAATGGTAACCCCAGTACTGCATGGAGAATATAACATTGGATTAGCAAATATTAATATTCTTAATGAGCACTTGCTGGGTCATACTGGCAGTAATATTGGCTATAAATGCAGTATGTTATTTCATAAAGAAGCTGGATACGGTGTAATCATGATGACTAACTCAGATTTAGGCCACAAAATAAAATTGCCACTATTACGAAGCATTGCAGCTTTAAATAATTGGCAGAGCCTATTGCGTCCAGAGCTAGAAATACAGGATATGCCTAAAGATATAACAACATTGTTTTGTCATAAGTATAAAATAGATATAGATAAAAGCCTTAATATCTTTTCAGAAGAAAATAGCTTATACTACCAATCTTTTAAACAAGATAAATGTGAACTTAATTTTGTAGGTAATAATACCTTAATCGATAAACATCGAAAAGTGCTAATTAAGTATGATCATCTTAAAAAGCAATTTTTTATGAATGATAAAAAAATTACAGTGATGAATAGTAATGAAAACTTGGCACTTGATTTAATAAAGCTTGGAAGCATAAAAGAAGCAATTCACTGTTATAAAGAAATCATAGCTAAAAGTCCAGAAGTTAAACTATCTTTAGAAAAAAAATTGGTGAACTTAGCACTAGATTTAGGTGAAAGAGGAGATCGGGACACTGCAATAGTCATATTAAAAGTTGCACTTGAACTATCTCCTCAGTCAGCAATTTGTTGGGATATACTTGGTGACTTCTATTTTGAAACTAATCAGTTTGAATTAGCTATTCAAGCCATGCAGAAATCATTAAAATATGACCCCAAAAATAACAATGCAAAAAAAATCATAGAAGACGCAAAGCAGAAAATTGCAAATTAA
- the purS gene encoding phosphoribosylformylglycinamidine synthase subunit PurS has product MFTARIFVTLKQGVLDAQGTAVKNSLHTMGYNTVTDIRVGKYLVVSLEAKDINVAKAKVNEMCDKLLANPVIEDYKIEFVGA; this is encoded by the coding sequence ATGTTTACAGCAAGAATATTTGTAACACTTAAGCAGGGGGTATTAGACGCCCAAGGAACAGCTGTTAAAAACTCTTTGCACACTATGGGATACAACACCGTAACAGATATCCGAGTAGGAAAATATTTAGTGGTTTCATTAGAGGCTAAAGATATTAATGTTGCCAAAGCTAAAGTTAATGAAATGTGTGATAAGCTTTTAGCTAACCCTGTAATTGAAGACTATAAAATAGAGTTTGTTGGAGCGTAA
- the purC gene encoding phosphoribosylaminoimidazolesuccinocarboxamide synthase, protein MNKLEQLYEGKAKKVFKTDSPDVYWIQYKDDATAFNAQKRGTIAGKGVVNNKMSAYWFLLLEEKGIPTHFNELINDSEMLVKAVEIVKTEVIVRNIAAGSMSRRLGITEGTKLSQPVLEFCYKSDELGDPIINRDHIHIMNLATDKEIETISQYALQINEILKAELLKSNITLVDFKLEFGRFNGEIILADEISPDTCRFWDATTQKKLDKDRFRRDLGGVEEAYQEVLARVTGGKN, encoded by the coding sequence ATGAACAAATTAGAGCAATTATATGAAGGTAAAGCAAAAAAGGTTTTTAAAACAGATTCACCAGACGTATATTGGATTCAGTATAAAGATGATGCAACAGCATTTAATGCTCAAAAGCGTGGAACTATTGCTGGTAAAGGTGTCGTAAATAATAAAATGTCTGCATACTGGTTCTTATTACTCGAAGAAAAGGGTATCCCTACTCATTTTAATGAGTTAATTAATGACAGTGAAATGTTAGTTAAGGCTGTTGAAATTGTTAAAACTGAGGTTATTGTTCGCAATATTGCTGCCGGTAGTATGAGCCGCAGACTTGGTATAACAGAAGGAACAAAACTAAGTCAGCCCGTATTAGAGTTTTGTTATAAATCCGATGAACTAGGTGATCCAATTATAAATCGTGATCACATTCACATAATGAATTTAGCAACAGATAAAGAGATTGAAACTATTTCTCAATACGCTTTACAGATTAATGAAATTTTAAAAGCAGAACTATTAAAATCTAATATAACTTTAGTAGATTTTAAACTAGAGTTTGGTCGCTTTAATGGCGAAATTATTTTAGCAGATGAAATCTCGCCAGATACTTGTCGTTTTTGGGATGCAACAACTCAAAAAAAATTAGATAAAGATCGTTTCCGTAGAGATTTAGGTGGAGTTGAAGAGGCTTATCAAGAGGTATTAGCTAGAGTTACAGGAGGAAAGAACTAA
- a CDS encoding transposase has product MTLPKRKKNRLNNYNYNRNGYYFITICAKNHQCIFSNVTDNNLILNKYGMIVAKHINRIDKLSNSVKIVKYIIMPNHIHMILALCRESIVCVPQVDSTKSQISKIIQSFKSAITKEIWAYYQSNTLKQNGMHKNSALHTIWQKSFHDHIILNEKQYQKIWNYIDTNQQKWLLDCYNPSNLKPNDKKHPM; this is encoded by the coding sequence ATGACATTACCAAAAAGAAAAAAGAATAGATTGAACAATTATAATTATAATAGAAATGGCTATTATTTTATTACAATCTGCGCAAAAAATCATCAATGTATTTTCAGTAATGTAACAGATAATAATTTAATACTTAACAAATATGGAATGATTGTAGCGAAACACATCAATAGAATAGACAAACTATCTAACAGTGTAAAGATAGTTAAGTATATTATCATGCCTAATCACATACATATGATACTTGCCTTGTGTAGGGAAAGCATTGTATGCGTTCCGCAGGTAGACAGTACAAAGTCACAAATATCAAAAATAATTCAATCCTTTAAATCTGCTATTACAAAAGAGATATGGGCTTATTACCAGAGTAATACCTTAAAACAAAACGGGATGCATAAAAATTCTGCCCTACATACCATATGGCAGAAATCGTTTCATGATCACATTATTCTTAATGAAAAACAGTACCAAAAAATTTGGAACTACATAGATACTAATCAACAAAAGTGGTTATTAGATTGTTACAATCCAAGTAATTTAAAACCTAATGATAAGAAGCACCCCATGTAG